Proteins from a genomic interval of Treponema brennaborense DSM 12168:
- the murJ gene encoding murein biosynthesis integral membrane protein MurJ produces MKNSGKKSLVAAGLKLSVLTLGSRLLGLIRESTKAAFLGTSALADAFGIAFMIPNLFRRLFAENSISVAFIPTFKAYLEDARTPEKQAEVKQFVSATCTLVSFLTAAVVVAGICVTPLIIPFFYKDAAPDVMAETVLLTRIMFPYLFVISIAAFFQGILNGLKIFSPSGFTPILFNLIVIASTYWLSPFTANPARAMAIGVLAGGTVQALFQLPFVVKNGWTFSLTGLKKAFTNEGTRKVMRLVGPTIVGMAAYQLNDVVSTALAGNAGTGIVSSLQYSLRLQELILGIFAVSIGTVILPDLSGLAKRREWGQFNTMLTQALRIIALITVPITFFSLITGENIITLIYKSNSFTDESVRLTLEAFRFHITGLFFVAINRIISPAFYAQGNTKAPTAAGLIGFAANIALALLLVKPMAGGGIALALTVASIVNTVFLFIFLAKTETIEVLHVVTKTLLYTVRIAVFSFIAAVPVYFLKPALFSLFADRNRFVAQGVPLVLGALLFALIGVFLLVITRDPVVSLITAKFRRKTTANERSVR; encoded by the coding sequence ATGAAGAATTCCGGGAAAAAATCACTCGTCGCAGCGGGGCTCAAGCTGTCCGTGTTAACGCTCGGTTCGAGGCTGCTCGGCCTCATCAGGGAATCGACAAAGGCAGCTTTTTTGGGAACGTCCGCGCTTGCAGACGCGTTCGGCATTGCGTTTATGATTCCGAATCTGTTCCGGCGCCTCTTCGCTGAAAACAGCATTTCCGTCGCGTTCATTCCGACGTTCAAAGCGTATTTGGAAGACGCCCGGACGCCGGAAAAACAGGCGGAAGTGAAGCAGTTCGTATCGGCGACCTGCACGCTGGTTTCCTTTTTGACCGCCGCAGTCGTCGTCGCCGGAATCTGCGTTACGCCGCTCATCATTCCGTTCTTTTACAAAGACGCGGCGCCGGACGTTATGGCAGAAACGGTTCTGCTGACGCGGATCATGTTTCCGTATCTGTTCGTCATTTCGATAGCGGCGTTTTTTCAGGGAATACTGAACGGCCTCAAAATATTTTCTCCGTCGGGATTCACGCCGATTCTGTTCAACCTGATCGTTATCGCAAGCACGTACTGGCTGTCGCCGTTTACCGCAAATCCGGCGCGCGCGATGGCGATCGGCGTACTGGCGGGAGGAACCGTTCAGGCACTGTTCCAGCTGCCGTTCGTTGTGAAAAACGGCTGGACGTTTTCACTTACGGGGCTGAAAAAAGCCTTTACAAACGAGGGCACGCGCAAAGTCATGCGGCTCGTCGGACCGACGATCGTCGGCATGGCGGCGTATCAGCTGAACGACGTCGTGTCCACCGCGCTGGCCGGAAACGCGGGCACCGGAATCGTTTCGAGTTTACAGTATTCGCTGCGCCTGCAGGAACTGATTTTGGGCATTTTTGCCGTTTCGATCGGCACCGTCATACTGCCCGATCTGTCGGGACTGGCAAAACGGCGGGAATGGGGGCAGTTCAACACGATGCTGACGCAAGCGCTCAGAATCATCGCGCTGATAACGGTACCCATTACGTTTTTTTCGCTCATAACCGGAGAAAACATCATCACGCTGATTTATAAATCGAACAGTTTTACCGACGAGTCCGTCCGGCTGACGCTTGAAGCGTTCAGGTTTCACATTACGGGACTATTTTTTGTCGCGATAAACAGAATCATATCGCCGGCATTTTACGCGCAGGGCAACACTAAAGCGCCGACCGCAGCGGGCCTGATCGGGTTCGCGGCGAACATCGCGCTCGCTTTGCTGCTCGTAAAACCGATGGCCGGCGGCGGAATAGCGCTCGCGTTGACAGTGGCAAGCATCGTGAACACCGTGTTCCTGTTCATTTTCCTTGCAAAAACGGAAACGATCGAAGTGCTGCACGTCGTAACGAAGACGCTGCTTTATACGGTCCGCATAGCCGTTTTTTCGTTTATCGCCGCAGTGCCGGTGTACTTTTTGAAACCGGCGCTTTTTTCGCTTTTTGCCGATCGGAACAGATTTGTCGCGCAGGGCGTTCCGCTGGTGCTGGGGGCTTTGCTTTTTGCGCTCATCGGTGTATTCTTGCTGGTTATAACGCGGGATCCGGTCGTTTCGCTTATCACGGCGAAATTCCGCCGGAAAACAACCGCAAATGAGAGGAGCGTAAGATAA
- a CDS encoding M24 family metallopeptidase — MSVRQTEKPYSQFCLRRKQAFAQKLQEANVAAAFFEDTEGRRDPAIRYFTGHPGDALLVVTAKGESVLCPWDEHMAALMAEADTVLPFTKFARNPLKAAAGIFRKLKLADGSRIEIPPETPYPLFLRFVDALAGYNVLCRENGSHEEAVLMRAVKDEYEIGCIRKAAAVTDAIIELIEARIKDGTIQTETDAALLIERECRNAGCEGTGFETLAAGPARSFGIHCFPPYTAQPFPADGLSILDFGVVTDGYTSDVTLTVAKGTLTPAQEAQLELTEKAYAKALELYNPGVPIKAAALKADEVFAKAKKSMPHALGHGIGLEAHEFPPVKPAIPPETVFVPGMVVTLEPGLYDPANGGCRLENDVLITETGHEVLTKSKIIRL; from the coding sequence ATGTCAGTCCGTCAGACTGAAAAACCGTACAGTCAGTTCTGCCTCCGCCGGAAGCAGGCGTTCGCGCAAAAACTGCAGGAGGCGAACGTTGCCGCCGCGTTTTTTGAAGACACGGAAGGCAGAAGGGATCCTGCAATCAGATATTTTACCGGCCATCCGGGAGACGCGCTGCTCGTCGTTACGGCGAAAGGCGAATCCGTGCTTTGTCCGTGGGACGAACATATGGCGGCTCTTATGGCAGAAGCGGATACGGTGCTGCCGTTTACCAAATTCGCGCGGAATCCGCTCAAAGCCGCAGCCGGAATATTCAGAAAACTGAAACTGGCCGACGGCTCCCGAATCGAAATCCCGCCGGAAACGCCGTATCCGCTGTTTCTGCGGTTTGTCGACGCACTCGCCGGATACAACGTGTTGTGCCGGGAAAACGGTTCGCACGAAGAGGCGGTGCTGATGCGCGCCGTAAAAGACGAATACGAAATCGGTTGTATCAGAAAAGCGGCGGCGGTAACGGACGCCATCATCGAACTGATCGAGGCACGGATAAAAGACGGAACGATTCAAACTGAAACCGACGCCGCGCTGCTGATTGAACGCGAATGCAGAAACGCCGGGTGCGAGGGAACGGGCTTTGAAACGCTCGCGGCGGGTCCGGCGCGCAGCTTCGGCATACATTGCTTTCCGCCGTACACCGCGCAGCCGTTTCCCGCGGACGGTTTGTCGATACTCGATTTCGGCGTCGTCACGGACGGGTATACGAGCGACGTAACGCTCACCGTTGCAAAAGGAACGCTGACGCCCGCACAGGAAGCTCAGCTGGAATTGACGGAAAAAGCGTACGCAAAAGCGCTGGAACTGTACAACCCCGGCGTTCCGATCAAAGCGGCGGCGCTTAAAGCCGACGAAGTGTTCGCGAAAGCAAAAAAATCCATGCCGCACGCGCTCGGTCACGGAATCGGTCTTGAAGCACATGAATTTCCGCCGGTAAAACCGGCGATTCCGCCCGAAACCGTTTTCGTTCCCGGAATGGTCGTTACGCTGGAACCGGGGCTGTACGATCCGGCGAACGGCGGCTGCCGTCTTGAAAACGACGTGCTCATCACGGAAACCGGGCACGAAGTGCTCACCAAATCAAAAATAATCAGATTATAA
- a CDS encoding tetratricopeptide repeat protein, giving the protein MANDDVQKKEFMLSRAKAAVLSRDFELAARLYKAILKAAPDDGATLEALGLMYVRAGQDSNALPVYKRLVEKNPGDCKALTALGGVYRRLDLYQESIEALEQAISLQPDQTEIYYNLGFTYKLMGMYQDALECFKVVIEENPNDILAYNHLGSLYSLRHDSANAIASYRRGLKLDPNHPVLHLNLAKEFEILGKDEEAKLEYESALKAKPGWADALNGYASFLMARNKKHEAFDLLAQGLALQPDDPAMLVSMADLQTQSGNYAEAFKQYRSALSRNPADENALLGLATVYEKEGKFPESVQIFDKLEKDSLMNGDMRFRYVSALLSANELAAASRLLKKLWHKNRLDVNVWNMLSQYYLCSNDRRRFDTCLKRIAELDPQYRRHYRDLGMRCKQLGKLAMSESFLEKYVDKDPSDAEALTALAAVYESLRKLREALATYRRALAADTCSTALEENVRRLSSILAENGEPAENGGSLPADPDSVAASVDAADFDSSADDEICLASDDLFDAPGRSGDSDAEPSGEASGNTSANTEDEEAFRFDDFADVSESADVYDPLELDETVEEEDADGFGLDGLVADGSPIDYDPAAHTDSRLPDAENDRNASGDPSVLDFEDEDLDLGPAAPEPVRKPSPLQNEAAEDVPDSDVPPVPEPFNAEPRAPEPFNAEPYAAEPRTPEPARYRDPEPAFPPAPKPCPSESSVPERPAPLRPRPDTNTDSVPPFDRQPEPPFEPSVPQSASADEPVPAAEPEPLAEPESLVEQEPLAESDIPEPAPSEPVPAEDTSPEPAPISDIPEPDDPFEEPLDFVEPGESESAEIAAAEASAPERSSPAAADMPFSAAVKQLPELVRKLMNTPSGEKCESAAEMFRRMRDLCRYLPPLKREAFMTGKQRLQLDYVIDRLSGKPGLLAAAEALRTNGLVAAPEQRYDIVEKFDEIAVAGKVFGFMRPLIHALPDKDSAVALDASAAAVLRKLDSVADGKTVPDEN; this is encoded by the coding sequence ATGGCGAACGACGATGTACAGAAAAAAGAATTCATGCTTTCACGTGCGAAAGCCGCAGTGTTGTCCAGAGATTTTGAACTTGCCGCCCGATTGTATAAAGCGATACTGAAAGCGGCACCGGACGACGGCGCGACGCTGGAAGCGCTCGGTTTGATGTACGTCCGCGCCGGTCAGGATTCAAACGCGCTGCCGGTGTATAAACGGCTTGTTGAAAAAAATCCCGGCGACTGCAAAGCGCTTACCGCACTGGGCGGCGTGTACCGCCGTTTGGATCTGTATCAGGAATCGATTGAAGCGCTGGAACAGGCTATCAGCCTTCAGCCCGATCAGACCGAAATTTACTATAATTTGGGCTTTACGTATAAACTGATGGGAATGTACCAGGACGCGCTGGAATGTTTTAAAGTGGTAATTGAAGAAAATCCGAACGACATTTTGGCATACAACCATTTGGGCAGCCTGTATTCGCTGCGGCACGACAGTGCGAACGCGATCGCCTCTTATCGGCGCGGTTTGAAACTCGATCCGAATCATCCGGTGCTTCATTTGAATCTTGCGAAAGAATTTGAAATTTTGGGTAAGGATGAAGAGGCAAAACTCGAATATGAAAGCGCGCTGAAAGCGAAGCCAGGATGGGCCGACGCGCTGAACGGATACGCTTCGTTTTTAATGGCGCGCAATAAAAAACACGAAGCCTTCGATTTGTTGGCGCAGGGATTGGCTTTGCAGCCGGATGATCCGGCGATGCTCGTGTCCATGGCAGATTTGCAGACGCAGAGCGGCAACTATGCGGAAGCGTTTAAACAGTATCGTTCGGCGTTGTCCCGTAATCCTGCTGATGAAAACGCGCTGCTGGGCCTTGCGACCGTATATGAAAAAGAAGGTAAATTTCCGGAGTCCGTTCAGATTTTTGATAAACTGGAAAAAGATTCCCTGATGAACGGCGATATGCGCTTCCGATACGTTTCGGCGCTTTTGAGTGCGAATGAATTGGCCGCGGCGTCGCGTCTGCTTAAAAAATTGTGGCACAAAAATCGGTTGGATGTGAACGTGTGGAATATGCTTTCCCAATATTACCTGTGCAGCAACGATCGCAGACGCTTCGATACTTGTCTGAAACGCATTGCGGAACTCGATCCGCAGTACCGCAGACACTACCGTGATTTGGGAATGCGCTGCAAACAGCTGGGAAAACTGGCGATGTCGGAAAGTTTTCTTGAAAAATACGTCGATAAGGATCCTTCCGACGCCGAGGCGCTGACGGCGCTGGCCGCAGTGTATGAATCGCTGCGGAAACTGCGTGAAGCGCTGGCAACGTACCGCCGGGCACTTGCCGCGGATACGTGCAGCACCGCTTTGGAAGAAAACGTCCGGCGGTTAAGTTCAATACTCGCGGAAAACGGCGAGCCGGCCGAAAACGGCGGTTCCCTGCCGGCCGATCCGGATTCCGTCGCCGCGTCGGTGGATGCGGCCGATTTCGATTCTTCTGCGGACGATGAAATTTGTCTGGCATCCGATGATTTGTTCGACGCTCCCGGCCGTTCCGGTGATTCCGACGCCGAGCCGTCCGGAGAGGCTTCCGGAAACACGTCTGCGAATACGGAAGACGAGGAAGCGTTCCGATTCGATGATTTTGCCGACGTGTCCGAAAGTGCCGACGTGTACGATCCGCTTGAACTTGATGAAACGGTCGAAGAAGAAGACGCGGACGGATTCGGGCTCGACGGGCTCGTTGCCGACGGCAGTCCGATCGACTACGATCCGGCGGCGCACACCGATTCCCGTCTCCCTGATGCGGAAAACGACCGCAACGCTTCCGGCGATCCGTCCGTACTCGATTTTGAAGACGAAGATCTCGACCTCGGTCCTGCGGCGCCCGAACCGGTACGGAAACCGTCGCCGCTTCAAAATGAAGCGGCTGAGGACGTTCCCGATTCCGACGTTCCGCCCGTTCCCGAGCCGTTTAACGCCGAGCCTCGCGCCCCTGAGCCGTTTAACGCCGAGCCGTATGCTGCCGAGCCTCGCACTCCCGAACCTGCACGGTATCGGGATCCCGAACCGGCGTTTCCGCCTGCGCCCAAACCTTGCCCTTCCGAGTCTTCTGTACCCGAACGTCCGGCGCCGCTTCGGCCTCGGCCCGATACGAATACCGATTCGGTTCCCCCGTTCGACCGGCAGCCCGAACCGCCGTTTGAGCCCTCGGTTCCGCAATCCGCTTCCGCCGACGAACCCGTTCCCGCAGCGGAGCCGGAACCTCTTGCCGAGCCGGAATCTCTCGTTGAGCAGGAACCTCTCGCCGAGTCCGATATACCCGAACCTGCGCCGTCTGAGCCGGTGCCGGCTGAAGACACTTCGCCCGAACCCGCGCCGATTTCGGATATTCCCGAACCCGACGACCCGTTTGAAGAGCCGCTGGATTTTGTCGAACCGGGCGAGTCCGAATCGGCGGAAATCGCGGCTGCTGAAGCTTCCGCGCCGGAACGCTCCAGTCCGGCAGCCGCGGATATGCCGTTTTCCGCTGCGGTAAAGCAGTTGCCCGAACTGGTGCGGAAACTGATGAATACGCCCTCCGGAGAAAAATGCGAAAGCGCCGCTGAAATGTTCCGCCGTATGCGCGACTTGTGCAGGTATCTGCCGCCGCTGAAACGGGAAGCGTTTATGACCGGCAAGCAGCGGCTGCAGCTCGATTACGTTATAGACAGACTTTCCGGTAAACCCGGATTGCTCGCCGCCGCTGAAGCGCTCCGGACGAACGGTTTGGTTGCTGCGCCCGAACAGCGGTACGACATAGTGGAAAAATTCGATGAAATCGCCGTTGCCGGAAAAGTGTTCGGTTTTATGCGCCCGCTGATTCACGCTTTACCCGATAAGGATTCCGCGGTGGCGCTTGATGCTTCGGCTGCCGCCGTGCTGCGCAAGCTGGACTCTGTCGCCGACGGCAAAACGGTGCCGGACGAAAACTGA
- a CDS encoding LamG-like jellyroll fold domain-containing protein yields MPLFSVEKTIELGGKNGWEQLSVMDGVTTGSGRFGYEAVMLSTNSRKVTEYTDLLLPFDLEPVSDKAGNYTVVSSNLSLVPGGNRGSGAALSRGESGGLVLSGSAQSIFGSGNWTGSFTIEFWLCPLIVENGETVLTWRSSRNTGGYSAYQLLSASFANSRLEWTLTDLFDGAAASSNGIVLKGDRAVIPGRWAHHTLTYSEESGLLEYRVDGLLEDYRYVTSENGEGGTVYPLVLGAPADIEIAPAFTGKIDDFRILRHGLDVQPEEICTASPSGSHYDRYVQDGGRFESQPIPVGSGSVLSSVSAEITEPSQTAVQLYVRAGDNYFTWTAAEPAWIPVTAGESVSGVSGAYFQIAADLYPDGAGNETPSVTAVTLTYRENPPPLPPFAVFAAAGNGYVDLSWSRSVDETGGYYVYYGERPGEYLGRIAAEGPSPVFAGLRNSIRITGLQNGKIYYFALAAERDGKTGALSKEVYARPMKK; encoded by the coding sequence TTGCCCCTTTTTTCCGTTGAGAAGACTATCGAGCTGGGCGGCAAAAACGGATGGGAACAGCTTTCCGTTATGGACGGCGTAACGACCGGCAGCGGCCGCTTCGGCTACGAGGCGGTGATGCTTTCCACCAATTCGCGGAAAGTGACCGAATATACCGATCTGCTGCTGCCGTTCGATTTGGAACCCGTTTCCGATAAAGCGGGGAATTATACGGTCGTTTCGTCGAATCTGTCGCTTGTGCCGGGCGGCAACAGAGGCAGCGGCGCGGCTCTTTCGCGCGGCGAGTCGGGCGGATTGGTGCTTTCCGGCAGCGCGCAGTCGATTTTCGGTTCCGGAAACTGGACCGGTTCTTTTACGATCGAGTTTTGGCTGTGTCCGCTGATCGTCGAAAACGGTGAAACGGTACTGACTTGGCGGTCGTCGCGGAATACGGGCGGCTATTCGGCTTATCAATTGCTTTCTGCTTCGTTCGCAAACAGCCGTTTGGAATGGACGCTCACCGATTTGTTCGACGGAGCGGCCGCTTCGTCGAACGGCATCGTGCTCAAAGGAGACCGCGCTGTTATTCCGGGCCGATGGGCGCATCACACGCTGACGTATTCGGAAGAATCGGGACTACTCGAATACCGGGTGGACGGGCTGCTTGAAGATTACCGGTACGTTACGTCCGAAAACGGCGAAGGCGGAACGGTGTATCCGCTGGTTTTGGGTGCTCCCGCCGATATCGAAATTGCACCGGCTTTTACCGGAAAAATAGACGATTTCCGCATTTTGCGTCACGGACTGGACGTTCAGCCGGAAGAAATCTGCACCGCTTCGCCGTCCGGCTCCCATTACGACCGGTACGTGCAGGACGGCGGCCGCTTTGAAAGTCAGCCGATTCCGGTCGGCAGCGGAAGCGTGCTTTCTTCCGTCAGCGCGGAAATAACCGAACCCAGTCAAACGGCCGTGCAGCTGTACGTGCGCGCCGGAGACAATTATTTTACCTGGACGGCCGCGGAACCCGCGTGGATTCCGGTTACGGCCGGTGAAAGCGTTTCCGGAGTGAGCGGCGCTTATTTTCAGATTGCCGCCGATTTGTATCCCGACGGAGCCGGAAACGAAACGCCGTCGGTAACTGCCGTAACGCTGACGTATCGTGAAAATCCGCCGCCGCTGCCGCCGTTCGCGGTCTTTGCTGCTGCCGGAAACGGATACGTCGACTTATCCTGGTCCCGCTCGGTTGACGAGACCGGCGGCTATTACGTGTATTACGGCGAACGTCCCGGCGAATACCTGGGGCGGATTGCGGCGGAAGGTCCTTCGCCCGTTTTTGCCGGACTGCGCAATTCCATCCGGATCACCGGACTGCAAAACGGTAAGATTTATTACTTTGCGTTGGCGGCGGAACGGGACGGAAAGACCGGCGCCCTTTCAAAAGAAGTATACGCCCGTCCGATGAAAAAATAA
- the uvrC gene encoding excinuclease ABC subunit UvrC, translated as MKTDNLIRKQLHDTALKAPSTSGVYFWKGEDGTVIYVGKAKNLKNRLSSYFSGQKDIKTQILVSRAHSIEYITTANEYEAFILENNMIKQHKPRYNINLKDGKSYPVLRVTNEAFPRLYKTRRIMQDGSKYFGPFPDVGALDAFIETLLRLYPLRRCKKLRTRSAPCMYYHIGRCGAPCCGKISTETYNEYIGEIEQILEGKGKETADKLKERMKQAAQDLQFEKAARLRDSIAALDILKPQNIVQDFNPEDRDYIAYFCEGELVSFTVLKMRQGKLLGRDNYRTVSLNEADELLGEFLAAYYTDADAIPPKIFVPTREGLELTKEWFAAAFGAHPEIDTVADGTDNARRHEAALNMAFQNAREDIARRVRERGDIPAMEELRDLLGLPHLPVRIEGFDIAHIDGKFPVASLISFYNGNPDKKNYRYFRLKTTDGVIDDFASMREAASRRYTRLLNEQAEMPDLILIDGGIGQVNAVEGVLKALSLDIPVAGLAKRDEEIYRPGNSTPICLPKRSDALRLLQRVRDETHRFATSRNQRLRTKENTVSAFAALPHVAEVRARTLMQTFTSPEKMIGACTDSPQPIADALRIPIAQAAEILAAAKTAVRERERRAVLSGRPAAGNRSAAGTHAASRQSGSAASYPAQTASQAEDLADTLAAQLFAAEPEPRYRSESD; from the coding sequence ATGAAAACAGATAATCTGATACGAAAACAACTGCACGACACAGCGCTCAAAGCTCCTTCAACAAGCGGCGTGTACTTCTGGAAAGGAGAAGACGGCACCGTTATTTACGTCGGAAAGGCAAAAAATCTCAAAAACCGCCTTTCTTCCTATTTTTCAGGGCAAAAAGATATCAAAACGCAAATTCTGGTATCCCGCGCCCATTCAATCGAATACATTACGACCGCGAACGAATACGAAGCCTTTATCCTTGAAAACAACATGATAAAGCAGCACAAACCCCGCTACAATATCAACCTGAAAGACGGCAAATCGTATCCGGTACTGCGCGTTACAAACGAAGCGTTTCCCCGTCTGTACAAAACCCGCAGAATCATGCAGGACGGCTCGAAATACTTCGGTCCGTTCCCCGACGTCGGCGCGCTCGACGCTTTTATAGAAACGCTTTTGCGTCTGTATCCGTTACGGCGGTGTAAAAAACTGCGCACCCGCTCCGCACCGTGCATGTATTACCATATCGGCCGCTGCGGCGCACCGTGCTGCGGTAAAATCAGCACCGAAACCTACAACGAATATATCGGTGAAATAGAACAGATACTTGAGGGAAAAGGGAAAGAGACCGCCGACAAGCTCAAGGAGCGCATGAAGCAGGCCGCGCAGGACCTTCAGTTTGAAAAAGCGGCCCGGCTGCGGGACAGCATTGCCGCACTCGACATATTAAAACCGCAGAACATCGTCCAAGACTTCAACCCCGAAGACCGCGACTATATCGCGTACTTTTGCGAAGGAGAGCTGGTCAGTTTTACGGTTCTGAAAATGCGGCAGGGTAAATTGCTCGGACGGGACAATTACCGCACCGTCAGCTTGAACGAAGCGGACGAACTGCTCGGCGAATTTCTGGCGGCGTATTATACGGACGCGGACGCGATTCCGCCGAAAATATTCGTTCCGACCAGAGAAGGTCTCGAACTGACGAAAGAATGGTTCGCTGCAGCGTTCGGCGCACATCCGGAAATCGACACGGTTGCGGACGGAACCGACAACGCACGGCGGCACGAAGCGGCGCTGAATATGGCGTTTCAAAACGCGCGCGAAGATATCGCACGGCGCGTCCGGGAACGCGGAGACATACCGGCAATGGAAGAACTTCGGGATCTGCTGGGTCTGCCGCACCTTCCGGTCAGAATAGAAGGATTCGACATCGCCCATATCGACGGCAAATTCCCCGTCGCGAGTCTGATCAGTTTTTACAACGGCAATCCCGACAAAAAAAACTATCGCTATTTCAGGCTGAAAACAACCGACGGCGTTATCGACGATTTTGCGTCCATGCGTGAAGCGGCGAGCCGCCGGTATACCCGGCTTCTGAACGAACAGGCGGAAATGCCCGATCTGATTCTGATAGACGGCGGTATCGGACAAGTGAACGCCGTCGAAGGCGTACTCAAAGCGCTGTCGCTCGACATTCCGGTAGCCGGCCTTGCAAAACGGGACGAAGAAATCTACCGCCCTGGCAACAGTACGCCGATTTGTCTGCCCAAACGAAGCGACGCGCTTCGCCTGCTGCAGCGCGTGCGCGATGAAACGCACCGGTTCGCTACCAGCAGAAACCAGCGCCTGCGCACGAAAGAAAACACGGTCAGCGCGTTCGCCGCATTGCCGCACGTCGCAGAAGTCCGCGCGCGCACGCTGATGCAGACGTTCACATCACCGGAAAAAATGATCGGCGCGTGCACCGATTCGCCGCAGCCTATCGCCGACGCGCTGCGCATACCGATCGCACAGGCAGCCGAAATACTCGCCGCGGCAAAAACGGCCGTGCGCGAACGCGAACGGCGGGCAGTGCTTTCCGGCAGACCGGCGGCGGGAAATCGCAGCGCGGCGGGAACGCACGCGGCGTCCCGGCAGTCCGGTTCCGCCGCTTCGTATCCGGCACAGACTGCAAGCCAAGCGGAAGATCTTGCGGACACACTCGCCGCGCAGCTGTTCGCGGCGGAACCGGAGCCCCGTTACCGATCCGAATCGGACTGA
- a CDS encoding M16 family metallopeptidase — protein MSVSTQILTNKTVLVTEPVAEVQTAAIGFWFRAGSRYERPGERGVTHFAEHLLFKGTDTRRAFDIASSFDRIGGYINAFTERENVCVYCVVPAVHVQTALDILCDMTERSVFDPEEVERERAVIESEIISSQDDAEEAALDAASEAVWPNHPVSASISGSVKDVEKLTRDQVYRWYRERFASGALTVCLAGNIDAASAARRLETLSVRSEPPADDIGLVVSAPEWKRGVVFQEAPFRQTQFFAQFPLPVPFDERQYYSWAILNALAGDTMSSRLFQKLREESGFCYNVYSFTTFYADAGCWCAYASSAKRYGLRLVKTLFRELRALREQGFTEDEVTAAKEHLCGEEIISSEDMEYRMKRLARNYTYGFPQRSTADVVDCIRSITAEELSAALRILCDFDRAALLVYGPRVTERMKGQLVAASEIVQSDSDR, from the coding sequence ATGTCTGTCAGTACGCAGATTTTAACAAATAAAACGGTACTCGTTACGGAGCCGGTTGCGGAAGTTCAAACTGCCGCGATCGGCTTTTGGTTTCGCGCCGGATCCCGGTACGAACGTCCGGGGGAACGCGGCGTTACGCATTTTGCCGAGCACTTGCTGTTCAAGGGTACCGATACGCGCCGCGCGTTCGACATCGCTTCTTCGTTCGACCGGATAGGCGGGTATATCAACGCGTTTACCGAACGGGAAAACGTGTGCGTGTACTGCGTCGTGCCCGCCGTGCACGTGCAGACTGCGCTCGATATTTTATGCGATATGACCGAACGTTCGGTGTTCGATCCGGAAGAAGTTGAGCGCGAGCGGGCGGTGATCGAAAGTGAAATCATTTCTTCTCAGGACGATGCCGAAGAGGCCGCGCTCGACGCGGCGTCCGAAGCGGTGTGGCCGAATCATCCGGTTTCCGCAAGTATTTCCGGTTCCGTTAAAGACGTGGAAAAACTGACGCGCGATCAGGTGTACCGCTGGTATCGGGAGCGATTTGCATCGGGAGCGCTCACCGTGTGTCTGGCGGGTAACATCGACGCTGCGTCCGCTGCGCGGCGGCTCGAAACGCTGTCCGTCCGCAGTGAACCGCCGGCTGATGATATCGGACTCGTCGTTTCCGCACCCGAATGGAAGCGCGGCGTCGTTTTCCAGGAAGCACCGTTCCGACAGACGCAGTTTTTTGCGCAGTTTCCGCTGCCGGTTCCATTCGATGAACGCCAGTACTATTCCTGGGCGATTTTGAACGCGCTCGCTGGCGATACGATGAGTTCGCGCTTATTCCAAAAGCTGCGTGAAGAAAGCGGATTCTGTTATAACGTATACAGTTTTACGACGTTCTACGCCGACGCGGGCTGCTGGTGTGCGTACGCCTCCAGTGCGAAGCGGTACGGTCTGCGTCTGGTAAAAACGCTGTTCCGGGAACTGCGCGCTCTGCGTGAACAAGGGTTTACGGAAGACGAAGTTACCGCTGCAAAAGAACATTTATGCGGCGAAGAAATCATTTCTTCAGAAGATATGGAATACCGGATGAAGCGGCTCGCGCGCAATTATACGTACGGTTTTCCGCAGCGGTCGACTGCCGACGTCGTCGACTGTATCCGTTCGATTACGGCGGAAGAACTGAGCGCCGCGCTGCGGATACTGTGCGATTTTGACCGGGCCGCGCTGCTCGTATACGGGCCGCGCGTAACGGAGCGAATGAAAGGGCAGCTCGTCGCCGCGTCGGAAATCGTTCAGTCCGATTCGGATCGGTAA